The genomic window CACCCCCTGTGACCCAAGGGTTGTAGAGGCGATGATACCTTATTTCACCAATAACTTTGGCAATGCCGCAAGCCGCAACCATGCATTTGGCTGGCAGGCTGAAGAAGCTGTTGACTATGCCCGTGAACAAGTGGCTCGCCTCATTAACGCTGACCCTAAAGAAATTATTTTTACAAGCGGAGCAACGGAAGCTGATAACTTGGCTATTAAAGGTGTGTTCGAAATGTATCGTGAAAAAGGCAATCATATCATCACCGTAAAAACAGAACATAAAGCCGTACTTGATACGTGCAAACATATAGAAAAAATGGGTGCAGAAATTACGTTTTTGCATGTGCGTGAAGATGGTCTTATCAATTTGGAAGAATTGGAGGCATCTATCAAACCAACTACTATTTTGGTGTCGTTGATGTATGCCAATAACGAAATTGGGGTATTGCAACCCATCAAAGAAATATCTGCAATTTGCAAAAAACATGGCGTATTATTATTTACGGATGCTACGCAAGCAGTAGGCAAAATACCTGTAGATGTGCAAGCAGATGGAATTGATTTAATGTCGTTTACTGCTCATAAGATGTATGGCCCCAAAGGTGTCGGAGCATTATATGTTCGTCGTAAAAACCCACGTGTAAAAGTAACTTCGCAAATGGACGGCGGAGGCCACGAACGTGGTATGCGTTCAGGCACTTTAAATGTGCCAGGCATTGTAGGTTTTGGTAAAGCGTGCGAAATATGTATGACCGATATGGAAAGTGATAATATTCGTATTAAAGCTTTGCGTGATAAATTGGAAAATACATTATTGAAAATGGAAGAAACTTATTTGAACGGAAATAAAGAACATCGTTTGCCGCAAGTAGCTAATATATCATTTAAATATGTAGAAGGCGAAGGTTTGTTGATGGGTGTAAAAGATATCGCACTCTCTAGCGGATCAGCCTGTACTTCTGCATCTCTCGAACCATCTTATGTTTTAAAATCATTAGGTTTGGATGATGAGTTGGCCCACTCAAGTTTGCGTTTTGGCTTGGGAAGATTCACC from Bacteroidota bacterium includes these protein-coding regions:
- a CDS encoding IscS subfamily cysteine desulfurase, whose protein sequence is MLKLPIYLDNNATTPCDPRVVEAMIPYFTNNFGNAASRNHAFGWQAEEAVDYAREQVARLINADPKEIIFTSGATEADNLAIKGVFEMYREKGNHIITVKTEHKAVLDTCKHIEKMGAEITFLHVREDGLINLEELEASIKPTTILVSLMYANNEIGVLQPIKEISAICKKHGVLLFTDATQAVGKIPVDVQADGIDLMSFTAHKMYGPKGVGALYVRRKNPRVKVTSQMDGGGHERGMRSGTLNVPGIVGFGKACEICMTDMESDNIRIKALRDKLENTLLKMEETYLNGNKEHRLPQVANISFKYVEGEGLLMGVKDIALSSGSACTSASLEPSYVLKSLGLDDELAHSSLRFGLGRFTTEEEVDFAIDQVTTAVNKLREMSPLWEMFKEGIDLKSIDWQEH